A stretch of the Aegilops tauschii subsp. strangulata cultivar AL8/78 chromosome 4, Aet v6.0, whole genome shotgun sequence genome encodes the following:
- the LOC109754253 gene encoding uncharacterized protein produces the protein MPPDHAGAGVSLSPDMLANIHGRLGFPRPPRLRRGLPRLAPRLQAGGAVPPPTRPDAGDRHTLLHRRPPPCAPRAHAFIGSSCGWLVTADADAALRLVNPVTGEQRALPAITTIPCVHALHEGSYLAFPLMRGFLYRKVVLAPAAAAAMLVTGACLGVPALATTEDATWRLAPSRDGVEDAIHHEGRFYSLGYSGAVEAWERDPGTGEFGSTAVTPMLDDDEAGQPWRRRRYLVAGPGGRLMVVLKEFKQTTGWCGQRRRTWSFKVYVLDGAQWKETEDIGDAALFVGANESLCVSTRARPELRAGCVYYTDDDDLEPSKDDDDQQLAVGVLSLKDGTVKKVWGLVGRHRSWPQPSASIPSP, from the exons ATGCCGCCAGACCACGCCGGCGCCGGCGTCAGCCTGTCACCGGATATGCTGGCCAACATCCACGGCCGCCTGGGCTTTCCCCGACCGCCTCGCCTTCGCCGCGGTCTTCCGCGCCTCGCGCCACGCCTTCAGGCCGGAGGCGCCGTGCCTCCTCCTACCAGGCCGGACGCCGGAGACCGCCACACTCTTCTCCATCGCCGACCGCCGCCGTGCGCGCCCCGAGCCCATGCCTTCATTGGCTCCTCTTGCGGGTGGCTCGTAACCGCTGACGCCGACGCCGCTCTGCGCCTCGTCAACCCAGTGACTGGCGAGCAGCGCGCGCTCCCGGCCATCACCACCATCCCCTGCGTCCACGCGCTCCACGAGGGCTCCTACTTGGCCTTCCCGCTG ATGCGGGGCTTCCTCTACCGCAAGGTCGTcctcgcccccgccgccgccgcggccatgCTGGTCACTGGCGCGTGCTTGGGCGTGCCGGCCTTGGCGACGACGGAGGACGCCACGTGGAGGCTGGCTCCCTCGCGGGACGGCGTGGAGGACGCCATCCACCACGAGGGCAGGTTCTACTCCCTCGGGTACTCCGGCGCCGTGGAGGCGTGGGAGCGCGACCCCGGCACCGGCGAGTTCGGCAGCACGGCCGTCACACCAATgctggacgacgacgaggccggcCAGCCGTGGCGCCGACGCAGGTACCTCGTGGCGGGGCCGGGCGGGCGGTTAATGGTGGTGCTCAAGGAATTCAAGCAGACGACGGGCTGGTGTGGCCAGCGCCGGCGGACATGGTCCTTCAAGGTGTATGTGCTCGACGGAGCCCAGTGGAAGGAGACGGAGGACATCGGAGACGCCGCGTTGTTCGTGGGGGCGAACGAGTCCCTGTGTGtgtccaccagggcgcgcccggaGCTCAGGGCCGGCTGCGTCTACTACACCGACGACGACGATCTGGAGCCGAGCAAGGACGACGACGACCAACAGCTTGCTGTCGGGGTGTTGAGCCTCAAGGACGGCACGGTGAAGAAGGTGTGGGGGCTGGTGGGGCGGCACCGGAGCTGGCCGCAGCCTTCCGCTTCCATCCCATCCCCATGA
- the LOC109754264 gene encoding uncharacterized protein, with protein MEIFYYLVFGGLAAVVAAGDWLQGPYMYYLYSQYGFDKGDIGRLFVAGFGSSMLFGTIVGSLADRQGRKRACITYCITYILSCITKHSPHYRVLLGRILGGVATSLLFSAFESWLVAEHNKRGYDPQWLSITFSKAIFLGNGLIAIIAGLFANLLADNLGFGPVAPFDAAACFLAIGMAIIMSSWSENYGDQSEGKDLMSQFKVAAKAIASDEKIALLGAIQSLFEGSMYTFVFLWTPALSPNDQDIPHGFIFATFMLSSMLGSSIASRLLARKMKVEGYMQIVFAVSAFTLFLPVATSLLVPTSSVKGSGISFGGSLQLLGFCTFESCVGIFWPSIMKMRSQYIPEEARSTIMNFFRIPLNLFVCVVLYNVNAFPITVMFGMCSIFLFMAAILQRRLMLVADLHKLSTKSQEMTAQDEPLNP; from the exons ATGGAGATTTTCTACTACCTGGTGTTCGGGGGCCTGGCGGCGGTGGTGGCAG CCGGCGACTGGCTTCAGGGGCCCTACATGTACTACCTCTACAGCCAGTACGGGTTCGACAAGGGCGACATCGGCCGCCTCTTCGTCGCCGGATTCGGCTCATCCATGCTCTTCGGAACCATCGTAGGATCACTAGCAGACAGGCA GGGCCGCAAGCGCGCGTGCATCACCTACTGCATCACCTACATCCTCAGCTGCATCACCAAGCACTCCCCACACTACAGGGTCCTCCTCGGCCGCATCCTCGGCGGCGTCGCAACATCCCTCCTCTTCTCCGCGTTCGAGTCATGGCTCGTCGCCGAGCACAACAAG AGAGGCTATGACCCGCAGTGGCTGTCCATCACCTTCTCCAAGGCTATTTTCCTCGGAAATGGCCTGATTGCCATCATAGCTGGGCTGTTTGCTAACCTGCTCGCTGACAACTTGGGCTTTGGTCCAGTGGCTCCTTTCGATGCCGCCGCTTGCTTCCTGGCAATTGGCATGGCTATCATCATGTCCTCATGGAGTGAAAACTATGGAGATCAATCTGAAGGCAAGGACTTGATGTCCCAGTTCAAGGTTGCCGCCAAGGCAATCGCTTCAG ATGAGAAAATCGCATTGCTGGGAGCCATTCAGTCGTTGTTTGAGGGCTCCATGTACACTTTTGTCTTCCTTTGGACTCCAGCATTGAGCCCAAATGACCAAGACATTCCTCATGGCTTTATATTTGCCACCTTCATGCTGTCATCTATGCTGGGTAGCTCCATTGCTTCACGCCTACTGGCCCGCAAGATGAAGgttgaaggttatatgcagatcGTGTTTGCAGTGTCGGCCTTTACCCTTTTCCTCCCAGTTGCCACCAGT CTTCTGGTGCCGACGTCTTCAGTGAAAGGAAGTGGCATCTCGTTTGGTGGCTCTCTACAGCTGCTTGGTTTCTGTACCTTTGAGTCATGCGTCGGCATTTTCTGGCCATCTATCATGAAGATGAGATCTCAGTATATTCCTGAGGAGGCGAGAAGCACCATCATGAACTTCTTCCGCATACCACTGAACCTGTTTGTCTGTGTGGTGCTTTACAAT GTGAATGCTTTCCCTATCACCGTCATGTTTGGCATGTGTTCCATCTTCCTCTTCATGGCGGCAATCTTGCAGAGACGGCTCATGCTTGTCGCTGACCTACACAAGCTATCCACAA AATCACAAGAGATGACCGCGCAAGACGAGCCTCTAAATCCTTGA